One window of the Megalops cyprinoides isolate fMegCyp1 chromosome 2, fMegCyp1.pri, whole genome shotgun sequence genome contains the following:
- the LOC118773027 gene encoding acidic leucine-rich nuclear phosphoprotein 32 family member B-like isoform X2, producing the protein MEMEKRINLELRNRKPSEVKELVLDNCRSDDGKIHGLTADFENLEFLSMINVNLVSLDNLPKLPKLRKLELSDNRVSGGLQALAERTPNLGHLNLSGNKIKDLSTLEPLKKLPQLTSVDLFNCEVTMLLEYRESVLDLLPQITYLDGFDADDQEALDSDPSGGEDELDDEDDGDSGGEEEDEDGDLDEEDQDVEDEDDEDDDDGEVEAEDEVKYGDEEDEEEADSDELDEEDDDEDAGRGEKRKRCAEDEDDEDDDE; encoded by the exons AtggaaatggagaaaagaaTTAACTTGGAGCTGCGAAACAGGAAACCATCTGAG GTGAAGGAATTGGTTCTAGATAACTGTCGTTCAGATGACGGCAAGATTCATGGCCTGACTGCCGATTTCGAAAATCTGGAGTTCCTGAGTATGATCAATGTCAACCTGGTCAGCCTCGACAATCTCCCCAAACTTCCCAAGCTACGCAAG CTAGAGCTGAGTGACAACCGGGTCTCTGGGGGCCTGCAGGCCCTGGCAGAGAGGACACCAAACCTCGGCCACCTCAACCTGAGTGGGAACAAGATCAAAGACCTCAGCACGCTGGAGCCTCTG AAGAAGCTGCCCCAGCTGACCAGTGTGGACCTGTTTAACTGTGAAGTGACCATGCTGCTGGAGTACAGGGAGAGCGTGCTGGATCTGCTGCCTCAGATCACCTACCTGGATGGCTTTGACGCTGATGACCAGGAGGCTCTGGACTCCGACCCCTCCGGTGGGGAGGATGAGCTGGATGACGAGGATG ATGGGGACAGTGgtggtgaggaagaggatgaagatGGAGACCTTGATGAGGAAGACCAGGATGTGGAGGATGAAGATGACGAAGATGATGATGACGGCGAAGTTGAAGCTGAGGATGAGGTAAAATatggt gatgaggaagatgaggaggaagCTGACAGCGATGAGCTtgatgaggaagatgatgatgaag ATGCTGGCcggggagagaagaggaagaggtgtgctgaggatgaggatgatgaagatgacGATGAATGA
- the acer1 gene encoding alkaline ceramidase 1: MAGVFAYESSEVDWCEDNYRHSETVVEYFNTMSSFIFFVVSPIMLYLFHPYAKERNLAVHLVWFMMIFVGLFSMYFHMTLSYMGQMLDEISILWVLAIGYALWFPRRHFPSFIKDRSSFSWMVLVITVGTTLSSFVKPTANAYALNCFAIHILYSLGIELRSCTDQRVLRLARMSIGLWVLAISCWISDRFGCSLWQKLNFCYLHGIWHILIVVATAYGSTLIAYLDANSEIPYSLPDLQYWPRDNWALGLPYIVLKGTTKTQKRC, from the exons ATGGCAGGAGTCTTTGCTTATGAGAGCTCAGAGGTGGACTGGTGTGAGGACAACTACCGTCACTCAGAAACTGTGGTGGAGTACTTTAACACG ATGAGCAGCTTCATCTTCTTCGTGGTCTCTCCTATCATGCTGTACCTGTTTCACCCCTATGCCAAGGAGAGGAACCTGGCTGTGCACCTGGTCTGGTTCATGATGATCTTTGTAG GCCTCTTCTCCATGTACTTCCACATGACACTGAGCTACATGGGGCAGATGCTGGATGAAATCTCCATCCTGTGGGTTCTGGCCATTGGCTATGCCCTCTGGTTCCCACGCAGGCACTTCCCCTCCTTCATCAAGGACAG GTCGTCTTTCTCCTGGATGGTCCTGGTCATTACTGTTGGcaccaccctctcctcctttgTCAAGCCCACTGCCAATGCCTATGCTCTCAACTGCTTCGCCATTCACATCCTCTACtccctgggaattgaactgcGCAG CTGTACAGATCAGAGGGTGCTGCGTCTGGCTCGGATGTCCATCGGACTGTGGGTGCTGGCCATCTCCTGCTGGATCAGTGACCGCTTTGGCTGCAGCTTGTGGCAAAAGCTCAACTTCTGCTACCTGCATGGCATCTG gcaCATCCTGATAGTAGTGGCCACAGCCTATGGCAGCACCCTGATTGCCTACCTGGACGCCAACTCCGAGATCCCCTACTCTCTTCCAGACCTGCAGTACTGGCCTCGTGACAATTGGGCGCTGGGTCTGCCATACATTGTCCTCAAGGGCACCACGAAGACACAGAAAAGATGTTAA
- the LOC118773027 gene encoding acidic leucine-rich nuclear phosphoprotein 32 family member B-like isoform X1: MEMEKRINLELRNRKPSEVKELVLDNCRSDDGKIHGLTADFENLEFLSMINVNLVSLDNLPKLPKLRKLELSDNRVSGGLQALAERTPNLGHLNLSGNKIKDLSTLEPLKKLPQLTSVDLFNCEVTMLLEYRESVLDLLPQITYLDGFDADDQEALDSDPSGGEDELDDEDEDGDSGGEEEDEDGDLDEEDQDVEDEDDEDDDDGEVEAEDEVKYGDEEDEEEADSDELDEEDDDEDAGRGEKRKRCAEDEDDEDDDE; the protein is encoded by the exons AtggaaatggagaaaagaaTTAACTTGGAGCTGCGAAACAGGAAACCATCTGAG GTGAAGGAATTGGTTCTAGATAACTGTCGTTCAGATGACGGCAAGATTCATGGCCTGACTGCCGATTTCGAAAATCTGGAGTTCCTGAGTATGATCAATGTCAACCTGGTCAGCCTCGACAATCTCCCCAAACTTCCCAAGCTACGCAAG CTAGAGCTGAGTGACAACCGGGTCTCTGGGGGCCTGCAGGCCCTGGCAGAGAGGACACCAAACCTCGGCCACCTCAACCTGAGTGGGAACAAGATCAAAGACCTCAGCACGCTGGAGCCTCTG AAGAAGCTGCCCCAGCTGACCAGTGTGGACCTGTTTAACTGTGAAGTGACCATGCTGCTGGAGTACAGGGAGAGCGTGCTGGATCTGCTGCCTCAGATCACCTACCTGGATGGCTTTGACGCTGATGACCAGGAGGCTCTGGACTCCGACCCCTCCGGTGGGGAGGATGAGCTGGATGACGAGGATG AAGATGGGGACAGTGgtggtgaggaagaggatgaagatGGAGACCTTGATGAGGAAGACCAGGATGTGGAGGATGAAGATGACGAAGATGATGATGACGGCGAAGTTGAAGCTGAGGATGAGGTAAAATatggt gatgaggaagatgaggaggaagCTGACAGCGATGAGCTtgatgaggaagatgatgatgaag ATGCTGGCcggggagagaagaggaagaggtgtgctgaggatgaggatgatgaagatgacGATGAATGA